Proteins from a single region of Gordonia hongkongensis:
- a CDS encoding ABC transporter substrate-binding protein, whose amino-acid sequence MTITRKRAGSYRLRRSRFGAVLGMIAAVALVLAGCSVDNSGDDSKPTIRLAYQSFPSGDLIVKNNGWLEEALPDYNIKWTKFDSGADINTAFVAKEVDFAAIGSSPVARGLSAPLNIPYQVAFVLDVAGDNEALVARNGTGIETVADLKGKRMATAFASTAHYSLLAALNQAGVNPKDVNLIDLQPQASLAAWQRGDVDAVYTWLPTLDELRQDGTTLIASRQLATAGKPTLDLGVVSSEFATANPEVVNTWRQVQARALTLIKDDPQAAADAVAAQLGTTPEDAANQLKQGTFLTVAELTSPTWLGTQGNPGNLSENLHSAAVFLAEQQQIPAAPPIETFREAIYTEGLPGVLEQQ is encoded by the coding sequence ATGACAATCACACGCAAGAGGGCCGGTTCGTACCGGCTGCGCCGGTCGCGCTTCGGTGCGGTGCTCGGGATGATCGCCGCAGTGGCGCTGGTGCTCGCCGGTTGCTCGGTCGACAACTCCGGGGACGACAGCAAGCCGACGATCCGGCTCGCCTACCAGTCGTTCCCGAGCGGCGACCTGATCGTCAAGAACAACGGGTGGCTCGAAGAAGCGCTGCCGGACTACAACATCAAGTGGACCAAGTTCGACTCCGGTGCCGACATCAACACCGCGTTCGTCGCCAAAGAGGTCGACTTCGCCGCCATCGGCTCCAGCCCCGTGGCCCGTGGACTGTCCGCGCCGCTGAACATCCCGTACCAGGTGGCTTTCGTGCTCGACGTCGCCGGCGACAACGAGGCCCTTGTCGCGCGCAACGGAACCGGCATCGAGACCGTCGCCGATCTCAAGGGCAAGCGGATGGCGACAGCGTTCGCCTCGACCGCCCACTACAGCCTGCTGGCCGCGCTGAACCAGGCCGGCGTGAACCCGAAGGACGTGAACCTGATCGATCTGCAGCCGCAGGCCTCGCTGGCGGCCTGGCAGCGCGGCGACGTCGACGCGGTCTACACCTGGCTGCCCACGCTCGACGAATTGCGCCAGGACGGAACGACTCTCATCGCCAGCCGGCAATTGGCCACCGCTGGCAAGCCCACGCTCGACCTCGGTGTGGTCTCCAGTGAATTCGCGACGGCGAACCCTGAGGTCGTGAACACCTGGCGGCAGGTCCAGGCCCGCGCGCTCACCCTCATCAAGGACGACCCGCAGGCCGCTGCCGACGCCGTCGCCGCACAGCTGGGCACGACCCCGGAGGATGCGGCCAACCAGTTGAAGCAGGGCACCTTCCTCACCGTCGCGGAGCTGACCAGTCCGACGTGGCTCGGTACCCAGGGCAACCCGGGCAATCTCTCCGAGAACCTACACAGCGCGGCGGTGTTCCTCGCCGAGCAGCAGCAGATCCCGGCCGCACCGCCGATCGAGACCTTCCGCGAGGCCATCTACACAGAGGGATTGCCGGGTGTCCTCGAACAGCAGTAG
- a CDS encoding ABC transporter permease, whose translation MTLFVDITPDEAGGGAERTSPGGSSRARSLLTRVGLPLLSVVLFAAVWQVVAVSGIWSETFVPRLGTVWQAFVDMSTTHDGVRGYADYYWWEHLYMTLRRVFAGVAIGVILGVLLGLAMGTVGWFRRLLEPWLTFLRALPPLAYFFLLVIWLGIDEAPKITLLALAALPPAAVATTAAVSAAPVSLIEAARALGASRSEVIRDVVVPSALPETFTGVRLSVGIAYSSVVAAELFNGIPGIGGVVKDASNYNNTPVVLVGIIAIGLSGLIIDGLLRTIEHRVVPWRGKA comes from the coding sequence GTGACCTTGTTTGTGGACATCACCCCGGACGAAGCGGGTGGTGGGGCGGAGCGCACGTCGCCCGGCGGTTCGTCTCGCGCGCGATCGCTGTTGACCCGGGTGGGACTCCCGTTGCTCTCGGTGGTGCTGTTCGCCGCCGTGTGGCAGGTCGTCGCCGTCAGCGGGATCTGGAGTGAGACCTTCGTGCCGCGCCTGGGCACCGTGTGGCAGGCCTTTGTCGACATGTCCACGACGCACGACGGAGTCCGCGGCTATGCCGACTATTACTGGTGGGAACACCTGTACATGACGCTGCGCCGGGTCTTCGCAGGTGTGGCGATCGGCGTGATCCTCGGCGTGCTGCTTGGTCTGGCGATGGGAACGGTGGGGTGGTTCCGACGCCTGCTGGAACCGTGGCTCACGTTCCTGCGCGCTCTACCGCCGCTGGCCTACTTCTTCCTGTTGGTCATCTGGCTCGGCATCGACGAGGCGCCGAAGATCACGCTGCTGGCATTGGCCGCGCTACCGCCCGCGGCGGTGGCGACCACCGCCGCCGTCAGTGCCGCGCCGGTGAGTCTCATCGAGGCGGCGCGCGCGCTCGGGGCCTCGCGGTCCGAGGTGATCCGCGACGTCGTCGTACCGTCGGCGCTGCCCGAGACCTTCACCGGCGTAAGGCTTTCGGTCGGCATCGCGTATTCCTCCGTGGTCGCGGCCGAGCTGTTCAACGGCATCCCCGGAATCGGTGGCGTGGTCAAGGACGCCAGCAACTACAACAACACCCCCGTCGTCCTGGTCGGCATCATCGCCATCGGTCTGTCCGGACTGATCATCGACGGGCTCCTACGAACAATCGAGCACCGAGTGGTGCCGTGGCGCGGAAAGGCCTGA
- a CDS encoding TauD/TfdA dioxygenase family protein, producing the protein MTTTSHPVATTHRPDAGTISGGVEFDIDEFGPSFGAEIRGVDVASATDAQVSALRRALIDYKVIVLRDQHLDDEAHIRFGNRLGDLTFGHPVWNSGDVPGEVYSLDSADNGFADVWHTDVTFMPRPPMGSILRPVVLPRNGGDTNWADAELAYQSLSEPVRRMIDGLSAVHDGNREFGYYLKQRRNGRGNTWDGEEVTELVPVTHPVVRIHPETGRKSLFVNPGFTSHIDGVSEAESRGILDLLYAHLTKPEHIVRHRWRLGDLVLWDNRNTLHYANRDYGDARRVMHRITLRGEAPIGPA; encoded by the coding sequence ATGACCACCACCTCTCACCCCGTCGCCACCACGCACCGTCCTGACGCCGGAACCATCTCCGGCGGAGTCGAATTCGACATCGACGAGTTCGGCCCGAGTTTCGGTGCCGAGATCCGCGGCGTCGATGTCGCATCCGCCACCGACGCACAGGTGTCCGCGTTGCGCCGGGCGCTGATCGACTACAAGGTCATCGTCCTGCGCGATCAGCACCTCGACGACGAGGCGCACATCCGGTTCGGAAATCGGCTGGGAGACCTGACCTTCGGGCATCCGGTGTGGAACAGCGGCGACGTCCCCGGCGAGGTCTACTCGCTCGACAGCGCCGACAACGGCTTCGCCGACGTGTGGCACACCGATGTCACCTTCATGCCGCGTCCGCCGATGGGCTCGATCCTGCGTCCGGTTGTGTTGCCGCGCAACGGCGGTGACACCAACTGGGCGGACGCCGAGCTCGCGTACCAGTCGCTGTCGGAACCGGTTCGGCGGATGATCGACGGACTCAGCGCGGTACACGACGGCAACCGCGAATTCGGTTACTACCTCAAGCAACGACGCAACGGCCGCGGCAACACCTGGGACGGTGAGGAGGTCACCGAGCTGGTGCCGGTCACCCATCCGGTGGTGCGCATCCATCCCGAGACGGGCCGGAAGTCGTTGTTCGTCAATCCCGGTTTCACGTCGCACATCGACGGCGTCTCCGAGGCGGAGAGCCGCGGCATCCTGGACCTGCTCTACGCACACCTCACCAAGCCCGAACACATCGTCCGGCACCGTTGGCGTCTCGGCGATCTCGTCCTCTGGGACAACCGGAACACGCTGCACTACGCGAACCGCGACTACGGTGACGCCCGCCGGGTGATGCACCGGATCACCCTGCGCGGCGAGGCGCCCATCGGACCTGCCTGA
- a CDS encoding ABC transporter ATP-binding protein translates to MSSNSSSPPDRPEGRRVSIRLHNVSQRYGTGADAVTAVGPVDLDVPPGEFLVLVGASGCGKSTLLRLIAGFEPATVGRVEVSGGAPVPGVTSGVVFQQPRLFPWKTVGGNVDLALKYAKVPKSERVARRAELLERVGLDDTAGRRIWEISGGQQQRVAIARALAADTPLLLLDEPFAALDALTRERLQEDVRAVSADSGRTNVFVTHSADEAAFLGSRIIVLTKRPGQVALDLTSTLPRTGVEPDELRGSPEYAALRAEIGAAVKEAAVKDAEVKDAAVA, encoded by the coding sequence GTGTCCTCGAACAGCAGTAGTCCGCCGGACCGACCCGAGGGGCGACGCGTCTCGATCCGTCTGCACAACGTGTCCCAGAGGTACGGGACAGGTGCGGACGCCGTGACCGCGGTCGGCCCGGTCGACCTGGACGTCCCGCCGGGCGAGTTCCTGGTGCTGGTGGGTGCGTCCGGATGCGGCAAGTCCACCCTCCTGCGACTCATCGCCGGGTTCGAACCCGCGACGGTGGGGAGGGTGGAGGTGTCGGGAGGCGCCCCGGTACCCGGGGTGACCTCCGGAGTCGTCTTCCAGCAACCGCGCCTGTTCCCGTGGAAGACGGTGGGCGGCAACGTCGATCTCGCGCTCAAGTACGCGAAGGTCCCCAAATCCGAACGGGTGGCACGCCGCGCCGAACTCCTCGAACGCGTCGGTCTGGACGACACCGCCGGCCGGCGCATCTGGGAGATCTCCGGCGGGCAACAGCAGCGGGTGGCCATCGCCCGTGCGCTGGCGGCCGATACGCCGTTGCTGCTGCTCGACGAGCCGTTCGCGGCGCTGGACGCCCTCACGCGGGAACGGTTGCAGGAGGATGTGCGGGCGGTGAGCGCGGACAGCGGACGCACCAACGTCTTCGTCACCCACAGCGCCGACGAGGCAGCGTTCCTGGGAAGTCGGATCATCGTGCTCACCAAACGACCGGGACAGGTCGCACTGGACCTCACCTCGACGTTGCCGCGCACCGGCGTCGAACCCGACGAACTACGCGGTTCACCCGAATACGCCGCCCTGCGCGCCGAGATCGGTGCCGCGGTGAAGGAGGCCGCCGTGAAAGATGCTGAGGTGAAGGATGCCGCGGTCGCATGA